The following proteins are co-located in the Pseudomonas synxantha genome:
- a CDS encoding Cof-type HAD-IIB family hydrolase encodes MSDAAIQPIRFVLSDVDGTLLHPDHSLSQRTADAIRAMRENGVLFSLASGRPPKAMLHLMETFGIDVPVAGFNGGTLVNPDGSILVAHHLPAEAALVTLALFSAEPDVEVWVFADGDWLRRDPSGPMVQREADGLGYGPVVVESFEPYLDRVDKIVAASNNTQLLVELEAQLQPKVQGLAQVSRSQPVYLDVTAMLANKGEALKTLAAHLGVPLEQTAAIGDGGNDPAMFHVAGLSIAMGQAEETVKRQANVVTGSNIDDGAAEAFERFILAAR; translated from the coding sequence ATGAGTGACGCGGCGATCCAACCCATTCGATTTGTTCTCAGCGATGTGGACGGGACCTTATTGCATCCCGACCACAGCCTCAGTCAGCGTACTGCCGACGCGATTCGTGCGATGCGTGAAAACGGGGTGCTTTTCAGCCTGGCCAGCGGGCGGCCGCCCAAGGCCATGCTGCATCTGATGGAGACCTTTGGCATCGACGTGCCGGTCGCCGGCTTCAACGGCGGCACGTTGGTCAACCCGGATGGCAGCATCCTGGTTGCTCATCATCTGCCGGCAGAGGCGGCGCTGGTCACCCTGGCGCTGTTTTCGGCCGAGCCGGACGTGGAGGTCTGGGTGTTTGCCGACGGCGACTGGCTGCGCCGTGACCCGTCAGGGCCGATGGTACAGCGCGAAGCCGATGGCTTGGGCTATGGACCAGTGGTGGTGGAAAGTTTTGAGCCCTACCTGGATCGCGTCGACAAGATTGTCGCCGCCAGTAACAACACTCAGTTGCTGGTGGAGCTGGAGGCGCAATTACAGCCGAAGGTGCAAGGGTTGGCCCAGGTGTCACGTTCGCAACCGGTGTACCTGGACGTGACGGCGATGCTGGCCAACAAGGGCGAAGCCTTGAAGACCCTGGCCGCGCACCTTGGGGTGCCGCTTGAGCAGACCGCAGCCATCGGCGACGGCGGCAACGATCCGGCGATGTTTCATGTGGCCGGCTTATCGATTGCCATGGGCCAGGCCGAAGAAACCGTCAAACGCCAGGCCAATGTGGTGACCGGCAGCAATATCGACGACGGCGCTGCCGAGGCGTTCGAGCGGTTTATTCTCGCGGCACGTTAA
- the zwf gene encoding glucose-6-phosphate dehydrogenase — MTANGKKPKAEPAPPTTLFLFGAHGDLVKRLLMPALYNLSRDGLLGDGLRIVGVDHNAISDADFAKKLEDFIRTEAASKVRGNAENALDPAMWAKLAKGISYVEGDFLDDSTYADIAQKIADSGTANAVFYLATAPRFFSEVVQRLGSAGLLNETDEGFRRVVIEKPFGSDLATAEALNACLLKVMSEKQIYRIDHYLGKETVQNILISRFSNVLFEAFWNNHYIDHVQITAAETVGVETRGNFFEKTGTLRDMVPNHLFQLLAMVAMEPPAAFGADAVRGEKAKVVGAIRPWSLEDARANSVRGQYTAGEIAGKALPGYREEANVAPDSSTETFVALKVMIDNWRWVGVPFYLRTGKRMSIRDTEIVICFKHAPYAQFRDTEVDELKPTYLKIQIQPNEGMWFDLLAKKPGPTLEMANIELGFDYKDFFEMQPSTGYETLIYDCMTGDQTLFQRADNIENGWRAVQPFLDAWKEDDGIQAYKAGEDGPAAADVLLARDGRAWHSLG; from the coding sequence ATGACCGCCAACGGCAAGAAACCCAAGGCCGAACCCGCACCCCCCACCACCCTGTTTCTGTTTGGCGCCCATGGCGACCTGGTCAAGCGCCTGCTCATGCCGGCGCTGTATAACCTGAGCCGTGACGGGCTGCTGGGCGATGGCCTGCGCATTGTCGGCGTTGATCACAACGCCATCAGCGATGCCGACTTCGCCAAGAAGCTTGAGGACTTCATTCGCACCGAGGCCGCCAGCAAGGTGCGCGGCAATGCCGAAAATGCCCTCGACCCGGCAATGTGGGCAAAATTGGCCAAGGGCATCAGCTACGTCGAGGGCGACTTTCTCGACGACAGCACCTACGCGGATATCGCGCAGAAGATCGCCGACAGCGGCACCGCCAACGCGGTGTTCTACCTGGCTACCGCTCCGCGCTTCTTCAGTGAAGTGGTGCAGCGCCTGGGCAGCGCCGGCTTGCTGAACGAAACGGATGAGGGCTTTCGCCGCGTGGTCATCGAAAAGCCGTTCGGCTCCGACCTGGCCACCGCCGAGGCGCTGAATGCGTGCCTGCTCAAGGTAATGAGCGAGAAGCAGATCTACCGCATCGACCATTACCTGGGCAAGGAAACGGTGCAGAACATCTTGATCAGCCGTTTCTCCAACGTGCTGTTCGAAGCGTTCTGGAACAACCACTACATCGACCACGTGCAAATCACCGCCGCCGAAACGGTCGGTGTGGAAACCCGGGGCAATTTCTTCGAGAAAACCGGCACCCTGCGCGACATGGTGCCTAACCACCTGTTCCAGTTGCTGGCGATGGTCGCCATGGAACCGCCGGCCGCCTTTGGCGCCGATGCGGTGCGTGGCGAGAAGGCCAAGGTGGTCGGTGCGATCCGCCCCTGGTCTTTGGAGGATGCCCGAGCCAACTCGGTTCGCGGCCAGTACACCGCCGGCGAAATCGCCGGCAAGGCGCTGCCAGGCTATCGCGAGGAAGCCAACGTTGCGCCTGACAGCAGCACCGAGACCTTCGTCGCCCTCAAGGTGATGATCGACAACTGGCGCTGGGTTGGCGTGCCGTTCTACCTGCGAACCGGCAAGCGCATGAGCATTCGTGATACCGAGATCGTCATCTGCTTCAAGCACGCGCCCTATGCGCAGTTCCGCGACACCGAAGTCGATGAGCTCAAGCCCACCTACCTGAAGATCCAGATCCAGCCGAACGAAGGCATGTGGTTCGACCTGCTGGCCAAGAAGCCTGGGCCGACCCTGGAGATGGCCAATATCGAGCTGGGTTTTGACTACAAGGACTTCTTCGAGATGCAACCGTCGACAGGCTACGAAACCCTGATCTACGACTGCATGACTGGCGACCAGACCTTGTTCCAGCGTGCCGACAATATCGAGAACGGTTGGCGCGCTGTGCAGCCGTTCCTCGATGCCTGGAAGGAAGATGACGGTATCCAGGCGTACAAGGCCGGTGAAGACGGCCCTGCGGCGGCCGATGTGTTGCTGGCCCGTGACGGCCGCGCCTGGCATAGCCTCGGATGA
- the gnd gene encoding phosphogluconate dehydrogenase (NAD(+)-dependent, decarboxylating), with product MQLGIIGLGRMGGNIARRLMLNGHTTVVYDRNEAFVKGLSEEGATGVADLKALVAGLQKPRAVWVMLPAGAPTEDTINALSELLENGDVIIDGGNTNYKDDVRRGKALAEKGLHYVDVGTSGGVWGLERGYCMMIGGDVETVQRLDPIFKSLAPGMGNIPRTKDRSPSADPRAEHGYIHAGPAGSGHFVKMIHNGIEYGMMQAFAEGFDILKTKNSENLPEDQRFDLNVADIAEVWRRGSVVSSWLLDLTADALATDPKLDGYSGSVADSGEGRWTIEAAMEQAVPVPVLSTSLFARFRSRQQSTYGDKMLSAMRFGFGGHVETSKK from the coding sequence ATGCAACTGGGGATTATCGGACTAGGCCGCATGGGCGGTAACATTGCGCGGCGCCTGATGCTCAATGGGCATACCACCGTTGTATACGACCGTAACGAAGCCTTTGTCAAAGGCTTGAGCGAGGAGGGCGCTACCGGTGTCGCCGACTTGAAAGCCCTGGTGGCCGGCCTGCAAAAGCCCCGTGCTGTGTGGGTAATGTTGCCGGCGGGCGCGCCCACTGAAGACACCATCAACGCGCTTAGCGAGTTGCTCGAAAACGGTGATGTGATCATCGACGGCGGCAACACCAACTACAAGGACGACGTGCGTCGCGGCAAGGCCCTGGCGGAAAAGGGCCTGCACTATGTCGATGTCGGCACCTCGGGCGGCGTCTGGGGCCTGGAGCGCGGCTACTGCATGATGATCGGTGGCGACGTCGAGACCGTGCAGCGCCTGGACCCGATCTTCAAGAGCCTGGCGCCGGGCATGGGCAACATCCCGCGCACCAAGGACCGTTCGCCGTCTGCCGACCCGCGTGCCGAGCACGGTTATATCCATGCCGGCCCAGCGGGCTCCGGTCACTTCGTCAAGATGATCCATAACGGCATCGAGTACGGAATGATGCAGGCGTTTGCCGAAGGTTTTGACATCCTCAAGACCAAGAACTCGGAAAACCTGCCGGAAGACCAGCGTTTCGACCTCAACGTTGCCGATATCGCCGAAGTCTGGCGCCGTGGCAGCGTGGTGTCGTCCTGGTTGCTGGACCTGACCGCCGACGCCCTGGCCACCGATCCGAAGCTCGATGGCTACTCAGGTTCCGTGGCCGATAGCGGTGAAGGTCGCTGGACCATCGAAGCGGCCATGGAGCAAGCGGTGCCGGTACCGGTGCTGTCGACGTCGTTGTTTGCGCGTTTCCGTTCCCGCCAGCAGAGCACCTACGGTGACAAAATGCTGTCTGCCATGCGCTTCGGCTTTGGTGGCCATGTGGAGACTTCAAAAAAATGA
- a CDS encoding DUF6026 family protein produces the protein MTRPPQTLYVSIRRDELRQLKDERDQLQQEVLRLRLHLQAQLEQASDAKPLLC, from the coding sequence ATGACCCGCCCGCCACAGACCCTCTACGTCAGCATCCGTCGCGATGAATTGCGTCAGTTGAAAGACGAGCGTGATCAGTTGCAGCAGGAAGTCCTGCGCCTGCGCCTGCACCTTCAAGCCCAGCTGGAGCAAGCGTCTGATGCCAAGCCCTTACTCTGCTGA
- a CDS encoding phosphoethanolamine transferase CptA, which produces MAMFKRSTTTAKGFDWAGLGWLFLFFWYFSGITQLLIQLTGTSGFSGFRQAFFMSALWLAPMLLFPRRTRLLAALIGVVLWACSMASLGYFFIYQQEFSQSVIFIMFESNISEAGEYATQYFAWWIVLAFIAHTAFAVFLWTRLRPVYLPRGQSIVAAVAIVLAVVGYPLVKQIATSETMELAIDRFETRIEPAVPWQMIVAYRRYTEQLDNMQGMLTSASQIPPLKNLKDSMAGQPSTLVLVIGESTNRQRMSLYGYPRNTTPELDKLRDQLAVFDNVITPRPYTIEALQQVLTFADEENPDLYLKTPSIVSVMKQAGYKTFWITNQQTMTKRNTMLTTFSEQADEQVYLNNNRNQNARQYDGDVLAPFSKALADTAERKFIVVHLLGTHMSYQYRYPQTFDKFTDRQGVPAGVSDAQLPTYNSYDNAVLYNDFVVSSLIKDYAKTDPNGFLLYLSDHGEDVFDSAGHDTLGRNEGKPTAPMYTIPFMAYASPKWRESHDWSFAGDLQRPYSSSQLIHTWADMAGLSFDELDHSKSLVSDSFKPRPLLIGNPYETKQKALIDFSLIKPKKADGSEVVLK; this is translated from the coding sequence ATGGCGATGTTCAAACGCAGCACGACGACTGCGAAAGGCTTTGATTGGGCCGGCCTTGGCTGGTTGTTTCTGTTTTTCTGGTATTTCTCGGGTATTACCCAACTGCTAATCCAACTGACCGGCACCTCCGGCTTCAGTGGTTTCCGCCAAGCCTTCTTCATGAGTGCGCTATGGCTGGCGCCGATGTTGTTGTTCCCGCGTCGTACGCGCCTGCTTGCCGCTCTGATCGGCGTGGTGCTGTGGGCCTGCTCCATGGCGAGCCTGGGTTATTTCTTCATTTACCAGCAGGAATTCTCCCAAAGCGTCATCTTCATCATGTTCGAATCGAACATCTCTGAAGCCGGCGAATACGCGACCCAATATTTTGCCTGGTGGATCGTGCTGGCATTTATTGCCCACACCGCCTTTGCCGTTTTCCTCTGGACACGCCTGCGCCCTGTTTACCTGCCGCGCGGCCAGTCGATCGTGGCAGCGGTGGCCATCGTCCTGGCGGTTGTGGGCTACCCGCTGGTCAAGCAGATCGCTACCAGCGAAACCATGGAATTGGCCATCGACCGTTTCGAAACCCGTATCGAACCGGCCGTGCCTTGGCAGATGATCGTCGCCTACCGTCGCTACACCGAGCAGCTGGACAATATGCAAGGCATGCTGACCAGTGCCAGCCAGATCCCGCCATTGAAGAACCTCAAGGACAGCATGGCCGGCCAGCCGTCCACCCTGGTGCTGGTGATCGGCGAGTCCACCAACCGCCAACGCATGAGCCTTTACGGTTACCCGCGCAATACCACGCCGGAACTGGACAAGCTGCGCGACCAACTGGCCGTGTTCGATAACGTCATCACCCCGCGCCCCTACACTATTGAAGCGCTGCAACAGGTGCTGACCTTTGCCGACGAAGAAAACCCGGACCTGTACCTCAAGACGCCGTCGATTGTCAGCGTAATGAAGCAGGCCGGCTACAAGACTTTCTGGATCACCAACCAGCAGACCATGACCAAACGCAACACCATGCTCACGACCTTTTCCGAACAGGCTGACGAGCAGGTGTACTTGAATAACAACCGCAACCAGAACGCCCGTCAGTACGACGGCGATGTGCTGGCGCCGTTCTCCAAGGCCCTTGCCGATACCGCCGAGCGCAAGTTCATCGTGGTGCACCTGTTGGGCACCCACATGAGCTACCAGTACCGCTACCCGCAGACCTTTGACAAGTTCACCGACCGCCAGGGCGTGCCCGCAGGTGTCAGCGATGCACAGTTGCCGACGTACAACAGCTACGACAACGCCGTGCTGTACAACGACTTCGTGGTCTCCAGCCTGATCAAGGACTACGCCAAGACCGACCCCAATGGTTTCCTGCTGTACCTCTCGGACCACGGCGAAGACGTGTTCGATTCTGCCGGCCACGACACCTTGGGCCGCAACGAAGGCAAGCCGACCGCACCGATGTACACCATTCCGTTCATGGCCTACGCCTCGCCCAAATGGCGCGAAAGCCACGACTGGAGCTTCGCCGGCGACCTGCAGCGGCCTTACAGCAGCTCGCAGCTGATTCACACCTGGGCCGACATGGCCGGCTTGAGTTTTGACGAGCTGGACCATAGCAAGAGCCTGGTCAGCGACAGCTTCAAACCGCGTCCATTGTTGATCGGCAACCCTTACGAAACCAAGCAAAAGGCGTTGATCGACTTCAGCCTGATCAAGCCGAAGAAGGCCGATGGCAGTGAAGTGGTGTTGAAGTAA
- a CDS encoding GNAT family N-acetyltransferase, with product MDTPDILVLQASYTNAVHADAIGLLLNHYAEDSMGGGHTLPADLLQQLPAELAKRPHAFSVLAFIGGEPAGLVNCFEGFSTFACRPLVNVHDVVVMDRFRGLGLSQKMLQKVEEIARQRGCCKITLEVLEGNELAQSAYRKFGFDDSVFDPNHGRMLFWSKSL from the coding sequence ATGGACACCCCAGACATCCTGGTGCTGCAAGCCAGCTACACCAACGCCGTGCATGCCGATGCCATTGGCCTGTTGCTCAATCATTATGCTGAAGATTCGATGGGCGGCGGCCACACCTTGCCGGCCGATCTGTTGCAGCAGCTGCCTGCCGAGTTGGCCAAGCGCCCACACGCGTTCAGCGTCCTGGCGTTTATCGGTGGCGAACCGGCGGGGTTGGTCAATTGTTTTGAAGGTTTCTCAACCTTTGCCTGCCGCCCGCTGGTCAACGTCCACGACGTGGTGGTGATGGATAGGTTTCGTGGCTTGGGGTTGAGTCAGAAAATGCTGCAGAAGGTCGAGGAAATCGCTCGGCAGCGCGGCTGCTGCAAGATCACCCTGGAAGTGCTCGAAGGTAATGAACTGGCACAGTCGGCGTACCGAAAGTTTGGTTTCGATGATTCAGTTTTTGATCCGAATCATGGGCGCATGTTGTTCTGGAGCAAGTCGCTTTAA
- the zapE gene encoding cell division protein ZapE: MTFDSPLAAYQHAIAQQGFVPDDAQRRAVQALQTCHGALHQGRSPVTGVYLWGPVGRGKTWLMDHFYQSLRIPARRQHFHHFMGWVHQRLFQLTGTQDPLRALARELSREVRVLCFDELFVNDIGDAIILGRLFQVMFEQGVVMVCTSNQPPDQLYADGFNRERFLPGIVALQRHMQVVAVDGGEDHRLHPGAGMQRYWVNQPAALAAVFKQLSLGQRVISGAVSVGHRSIVAVQASDRVLWCRYAELCEQPLAAMDFMLLCDRYQAILLGDVPNLSAQRRAGRIARGTEDGVERVVAGDRELPQLSVHDDSVRRFIALVDECYDRKVPLFIDAGVPLDSLYTEGYLEFPFRRTLSRLQAMQLQRFAV, encoded by the coding sequence ATGACTTTCGACTCGCCACTCGCCGCCTACCAACATGCCATCGCCCAGCAAGGTTTCGTTCCCGACGACGCCCAGCGCCGGGCGGTGCAAGCCCTGCAGACCTGCCATGGGGCTCTGCACCAAGGCCGCTCGCCGGTGACCGGGGTTTACCTATGGGGGCCGGTAGGCCGCGGCAAGACCTGGCTGATGGACCATTTCTACCAAAGCCTGCGTATTCCCGCACGACGCCAGCATTTTCATCACTTCATGGGGTGGGTGCACCAACGTTTGTTCCAGCTCACGGGCACCCAGGATCCGTTGCGGGCGTTGGCTCGGGAGTTGAGTCGGGAGGTGCGGGTGCTGTGCTTCGATGAGCTGTTTGTGAATGACATTGGTGACGCGATCATCCTCGGTCGCCTGTTCCAGGTGATGTTCGAGCAGGGCGTGGTGATGGTGTGCACCTCTAACCAGCCGCCCGATCAGCTATACGCCGATGGCTTCAATCGCGAGCGTTTCCTGCCGGGCATCGTTGCACTCCAGCGGCACATGCAGGTGGTGGCAGTGGATGGCGGCGAGGACCATCGCTTGCATCCCGGTGCTGGCATGCAGCGATACTGGGTGAACCAACCGGCTGCGCTGGCTGCGGTGTTCAAGCAATTAAGCCTGGGGCAGCGTGTGATCAGCGGGGCAGTGAGTGTAGGTCACCGTTCTATCGTGGCGGTACAGGCCAGTGACAGGGTGCTCTGGTGTCGTTATGCCGAGCTGTGCGAGCAACCCCTGGCTGCCATGGACTTCATGCTGCTGTGTGATCGCTACCAAGCCATCCTGTTGGGTGACGTCCCCAACCTCAGCGCACAAAGGCGTGCGGGGCGGATTGCTCGTGGCACCGAGGACGGTGTCGAACGTGTGGTGGCGGGGGATCGCGAATTGCCGCAGCTGTCGGTACACGATGACAGCGTGCGACGCTTTATCGCGTTGGTGGACGAATGCTACGACCGCAAGGTGCCGCTCTTTATCGACGCCGGGGTGCCGTTGGATAGTCTTTACACCGAAGGCTACCTGGAGTTTCCTTTCCGTCGCACCCTGAGCCGTTTGCAGGCGATGCAGTTGCAACGCTTCGCCGTCTAG
- a CDS encoding nuclear transport factor 2 family protein, giving the protein MSFPELAPAIVAYIAATNTGDITAIDQCFADDANVFDEGEHQVGTAAIARWMEDTGRRYQPRVEVLSVQQRTGKVLVSNIVSGNFPGSPLELRYTFRLNEQGKISRLDICA; this is encoded by the coding sequence ATGTCTTTTCCCGAGTTGGCCCCGGCCATCGTGGCTTATATTGCAGCAACCAATACCGGCGACATTACCGCGATCGACCAGTGTTTCGCCGACGACGCCAATGTATTCGATGAAGGCGAACATCAGGTGGGCACGGCCGCCATTGCACGCTGGATGGAAGACACCGGCCGCCGCTACCAGCCACGGGTCGAGGTGCTCAGCGTGCAGCAACGCACCGGCAAAGTGCTGGTCAGCAATATTGTCTCCGGTAATTTCCCCGGCAGTCCGCTGGAGCTGCGCTACACCTTTCGGCTGAACGAACAGGGCAAGATTTCACGGCTGGATATCTGCGCGTAA
- a CDS encoding helix-turn-helix transcriptional regulator: MSRTTRLLTLLQALRGRKRPVTAAILAAQLEVSERTLYRDIAELTALGAPIFGEAGVGYVLRSGLFLPPLMLNAEETEAVVLGLRYVDQRGDDVLSRAAANALAKIADVLDPAAQEALRNPTLLPGPPGFGYPENRVPLNVFRDAIGHQAKLHINYADASQTQSQRLIWPLALGFLNEARVIVAWCELRGAYRTFRTDRVASADAQGERYPGRRSDLLRGWRKLMEQQESAPFTPDKN; this comes from the coding sequence GTGTCGCGCACCACTCGTCTATTAACGTTGCTCCAGGCCCTGCGGGGCAGAAAACGCCCGGTCACCGCCGCCATTCTCGCGGCGCAACTGGAAGTCTCGGAACGCACGCTGTACCGCGATATCGCTGAATTGACCGCCCTGGGCGCGCCGATTTTTGGCGAGGCTGGGGTCGGTTATGTATTGCGCAGCGGCCTGTTTCTGCCGCCCCTGATGCTCAACGCCGAAGAAACCGAAGCGGTCGTGCTGGGCTTGCGTTATGTAGACCAGCGCGGCGATGACGTATTGAGTCGCGCCGCCGCCAACGCCCTGGCGAAGATCGCCGATGTGTTGGACCCTGCGGCTCAAGAGGCGTTGCGTAACCCGACGCTGCTCCCTGGACCTCCCGGCTTCGGTTACCCGGAAAACCGCGTCCCGCTCAACGTGTTCCGCGATGCTATTGGCCATCAGGCCAAGCTGCATATCAACTACGCCGACGCCAGCCAGACCCAGAGCCAACGCCTGATCTGGCCGCTGGCCCTGGGCTTTCTCAATGAAGCGCGGGTGATCGTGGCGTGGTGCGAGTTGCGCGGTGCCTATCGCACCTTTCGCACCGATCGCGTGGCCAGCGCCGATGCCCAGGGTGAGCGTTACCCCGGAAGGCGCAGCGACCTGTTGCGAGGCTGGCGCAAGCTGATGGAGCAGCAAGAGTCCGCGCCGTTTACTCCTGACAAAAACTGA
- the pepN gene encoding aminopeptidase N, whose product MRTEQPKMIYLKDYQAPDYLIDETHLTFELFEDHSLVHAQLVMRRNPERGAGLPPLVLDGQQLELLSVNLADQELTDADYQLTDSHLTVQPKSATFTLDTTVKVHPETNTALEGLYKSGSMFCTQCEAEGFRKITYYLDRPDVMSVFTTTVIAEQHSYPVLLSNGNPIASGPGEDGRHWATWEDPFKKPAYLFALVAGDLWCVEDSFTTMTNREVALRIYVEPENIDKCQHAMTSLKKSMRWDEETYGREYDLDIFMIVAVNDFNMGAMENKGLNIFNSSAVLARAETATDAAHQRVEAIVAHEYFHNWSGNRVTCRDWFQLSLKEGFTVFRDSGFSADMNSATVKRIQDVAYLRTHQFAEDAGPMAHAVRPDSFIEISNFYTLTVYEKGSEVVGMLHTLLGADGFRKGSDLYFERHDGQAVTCDDFIKAMEDANGADLSQFKRWYSQAGTPRLAVSESYDAAARTYSLTFRQSCPATPDKVEKLPFVIPVALGLLDGQGAGIALRLAGEATAGGTSRVISVTEAEQTFTFVDIAEKPLPSLLRGFSAPVKLSFPYDRDQLMFLMQHDSDGFNRWDAGQQLSVQVLQELIGRHQAGQPLKLDQRLIDALRTVLSDESLDQAMVAEMLSLPSEAYLAEISDVADVDAIHAAREYARKQLADNLFEGLWLRYQANRDLSKQTPYVAEAEHFARRALQNIALSYLMLSGKPQVLAATLDQFDTADNMTERLTALAVLVNSPFEAEKAQALAVFAENFKDNPLVMDQWFSVQAGSTLPGGLARVKALMEHPAFTIKNPNKVRALIGAFAGQNLVNFHAADGSGYRFLADLVIQLNTLNPQIASRQLAPLTRWRKYDNARQALMKAELERILASGELSSDVFEVVSKSLA is encoded by the coding sequence ATGCGCACCGAACAACCGAAGATGATCTACCTTAAGGACTATCAGGCGCCGGACTACCTGATTGACGAGACGCACCTGACCTTCGAGTTGTTCGAGGACCACAGCCTGGTCCACGCGCAATTGGTGATGCGCCGCAACCCCGAGCGCGGTGCCGGCCTGCCGCCGCTGGTGCTCGATGGCCAGCAACTGGAGCTATTGAGTGTGAACCTGGCTGACCAGGAACTGACGGACGCTGACTACCAGCTGACCGACAGCCACCTGACCGTGCAGCCCAAGAGTGCAACCTTCACCCTCGACACCACCGTCAAGGTCCACCCGGAAACCAACACTGCCCTCGAAGGGCTGTACAAATCCGGCAGCATGTTCTGCACCCAGTGCGAAGCCGAAGGCTTCCGCAAGATCACTTACTACCTCGACCGTCCGGACGTGATGAGCGTCTTCACTACCACAGTGATCGCCGAACAGCACAGCTACCCGGTGTTGCTGTCCAACGGCAACCCGATTGCCAGCGGCCCCGGCGAAGACGGCCGGCATTGGGCGACCTGGGAAGACCCGTTCAAGAAGCCGGCCTACCTGTTCGCGCTGGTGGCCGGTGATTTGTGGTGCGTGGAAGACAGCTTCACCACCATGACCAACCGTGAAGTGGCGCTGCGCATCTACGTCGAACCGGAAAACATCGACAAGTGCCAGCACGCCATGACCAGCCTGAAAAAATCCATGCGTTGGGACGAAGAAACCTACGGCCGCGAGTACGACCTCGACATCTTCATGATCGTGGCGGTCAACGACTTCAACATGGGTGCCATGGAGAACAAGGGCCTCAATATCTTCAACTCCAGCGCCGTGCTGGCTCGCGCCGAAACCGCCACCGACGCCGCCCACCAGCGGGTCGAGGCCATCGTCGCCCACGAGTACTTCCATAACTGGTCGGGCAATCGCGTGACCTGCCGCGACTGGTTCCAGCTGTCGCTCAAGGAAGGCTTCACCGTGTTCCGTGACTCGGGCTTCTCCGCCGACATGAACTCGGCCACGGTCAAGCGCATCCAGGATGTGGCCTACCTGCGTACCCACCAGTTCGCCGAAGACGCCGGGCCCATGGCCCACGCGGTGCGCCCGGACAGCTTTATCGAGATCTCCAACTTCTACACCCTGACCGTGTACGAAAAGGGCTCGGAAGTAGTCGGCATGCTCCATACCTTGCTTGGCGCCGACGGTTTCCGCAAAGGCAGCGACCTTTACTTCGAGCGCCATGACGGCCAGGCCGTGACCTGCGATGACTTCATCAAGGCCATGGAAGACGCCAATGGCGCCGACCTCAGCCAGTTCAAACGCTGGTACAGCCAGGCCGGTACGCCACGTCTGGCGGTCAGCGAGTCGTATGACGCTGCGGCCAGGACCTACAGCCTGACTTTCCGCCAGAGCTGCCCGGCCACCCCGGACAAGGTCGAGAAACTGCCGTTCGTGATTCCGGTGGCGCTCGGCTTGCTGGACGGGCAGGGCGCGGGTATTGCCTTGCGACTGGCCGGTGAGGCGACGGCTGGCGGCACTTCCCGGGTGATCTCGGTGACTGAAGCCGAGCAGACGTTCACCTTCGTCGACATAGCCGAAAAACCCTTGCCTTCGCTGCTGCGTGGCTTCTCGGCGCCGGTGAAACTGAGCTTCCCTTACGACCGTGACCAGCTGATGTTCCTGATGCAGCACGACAGTGACGGCTTCAACCGTTGGGATGCCGGCCAGCAACTGTCGGTGCAGGTGCTGCAGGAACTGATCGGCCGGCATCAGGCGGGTCAGCCGCTGAAGCTGGATCAGCGCCTGATCGACGCGCTGCGCACTGTCTTGAGCGATGAAAGCCTGGACCAGGCCATGGTCGCGGAAATGCTCTCGCTGCCGAGCGAAGCCTACCTGGCAGAAATCAGCGACGTGGCGGATGTGGATGCCATTCACGCCGCCCGTGAGTATGCCCGCAAGCAATTGGCCGACAACCTGTTCGAAGGATTGTGGCTGCGTTACCAGGCCAACCGCGACCTGTCCAAGCAGACGCCGTACGTGGCGGAGGCCGAGCACTTTGCCCGTCGCGCCCTGCAAAACATCGCGTTGTCGTACCTGATGCTCAGCGGCAAGCCGCAAGTACTCGCGGCCACCCTGGATCAGTTCGATACTGCCGACAACATGACCGAGCGCCTGACCGCCCTGGCGGTACTGGTGAACTCGCCGTTCGAGGCGGAAAAAGCCCAGGCCCTGGCGGTGTTTGCCGAGAACTTCAAGGACAACCCGTTGGTGATGGACCAGTGGTTCAGCGTCCAGGCCGGCAGCACCTTGCCGGGCGGGCTGGCACGGGTCAAGGCACTGATGGAGCACCCGGCATTCACCATCAAGAACCCGAACAAGGTGCGTGCGCTGATCGGTGCATTTGCCGGGCAGAACCTGGTCAACTTCCATGCCGCGGACGGCTCGGGTTATCGCTTCCTGGCGGACCTGGTGATACAGCTCAATACCCTGAACCCTCAGATCGCCTCGCGCCAACTGGCGCCGCTGACGCGCTGGCGCAAATACGACAACGCACGGCAGGCGCTGATGAAAGCGGAACTGGAGCGCATTCTTGCCTCCGGCGAGCTGTCCAGTGATGTGTTCGAGGTGGTCAGCAAGAGCCTGGCGTAA